The DNA region CTTTTACAGAAAAGGAACTCTTTCGAATTGATGATCCAAAACGTGGTGATATTGTTACTTTTATTCCGCCGGCAACAGCACTTGCCCAGGAAGAATCAAGGACTGGAATTTTTGCAAAACGTTTTGTCAAACGTGTAGTAGGATTACCAGGTGATACAATTCGAATCACTCGTAAATACATCGATACCAAAGATAGGGGAAGAGTACACTTTGCACTCATCGAGTATAAAGAAAAAGGTTCGGAAGAATTTCAATCTTACCAACCGAAAGAAGTTCCTATTGGTAAAGAACTTTCTGATTTGGACAATTTAGAAGCCACACAAAGGGCTCTCTTTCAAGAAGTGAAACCAGGTTTTGAACATCTAATTCTCGAAGGTTTTGAGGACGATCGACGTGCTCATATTTTTGAATATTGTGATTTTTTGCACGGTTGTCAAATCCCCGAGGGCCAATATATGGTTATGGGAGACAACAGAGATGACTCTCACGATTCTCGCGCATGGGGATTTGTGAAAAGAGAAGACATCTTAGGTAAGGCACTCATCATATATTTTTCTATCGATTGGAAAGACTCCACTTGTGAATACAAAGATGGTCAGGAACTTGCTGAAAAAGGACCAGAGATCGCAGAACGTTTTGAAGGTGATGCACTTGACAGACGTTGTCACTATACAGAAGTTTTTTCCTCACATAATTCTCGTTATAGAGACGATGAGTCCAGATTGGGATGGATTGAAAGAACTCTTCGTTATCGTTTGTGGAGACTGAGTGTTAGGTGGGAGCGTATTGGGCGGATTCTCCAGTAAAATGGTAGGTGAATCTGAAAAACCATCCAATAAAAAACCGGAGAAGTCCTCTATGGCAATGGCTGGCGCCGGTTTTGAATTTGTATCTTCTATCGCGCTTTTTGTGGTGGGCGGATATTACTTAGACGAATATTTAAAAACAGAACCACTCTGGCTTCTGATAGGATTCTTTTTTGGTTTTATCTTAGCTTTTTATTCCCTCATCAAACGAGCCAAAGAAAACGAATAAAATTCGGAAACTGGCTCCAATTAAATTCTTGACGCCATCCTTCTTTGCAAAAAACTTTTAAGTGTCATGGGTAAACAGACAACTTCAAAAAGCGAAATCATGGATTCCATGCCCGTTCTTGGATTGTCTTCCTATGTCCTCTCTACTCTCGTCCTAGTCGTCGTTGTAGTCTCCTCATACATACGTAGCTTTCTGTCATAAATTCTCAATTGTTTCCTCGGTCGACAGAAAGCAAAAGTCGACGGGGAAACCAACAAGAGAGAGGATCTTTATGTCGGAACATATCACCGTAAGTCAATATATCATTCGTTTTTTAGAATCAAAGGGAATTACTTGGATTCCAGGAGTTCCAGGTGGAACCATATTGCCGTTATACGAAAGTTTGGCGCAGTCATCCATCGAACATGTATTAGCAAGGCATGAACAAGGAGCCGGATTTATCGCACAAGGGAGAGCAAGGAGCACGGGAGAGGTGAGTGCCGTATTTGTTTCCTCTGGGCCAGGGGTTGCCAATCTGATGACAGCTGTTGCCGATGCACAAAGGGATTCGGTTCCTTTACTTGTATTCTCTGGTCAAGTTCCATTAGCATTAATGGGAACTGATGCGTTTCAGGAATTACCAACAGCAAAGATTGTATCTTCTATTGTTAAAAGAGTTTATTTGATCCAAGAGCCAAACCAAATTATAGAAACCTTAGAGGATGCATATCAGTTATGCGGAGAAAGAAAAATGGGCCCAGTTTGGATTGATCTACCAAAAGACATCCAAACAAAAACAATTTCCTTACCTAAGGAAACCTTTGGTTTAGATTCTTATATAAAATCAAATTCAAACATTGATCTTTTACCAATAGAAAACGATAAATCCTTTGAAAGTATTCATATCTTTTTAAAGGAATTTAAAATTTTACTCGATGAGTCTAAGTTTCCCTTACTTTACATAGGTGGAGGGGCCAAAAAAGAATACTTAAGGTTACGAGAGTTTGTATCCCGTTTCCAAATCCCTGCTGTAACCACTCTTATGGGTCTTGGGATTTTCGAAAAAGAAGATCCGATGAATTTAGGAATGATGGGTATGCATGGAACTGTAGTTGCCAATGAAGCGCTTGGTGGTTGTGATTTGCTCATTGCAATCGGTGTTCGTTTTGATGACCGCGCAACAGGTGACATTCAAAAGTTTTGTAACCAGGCGAAAGTCATACATATTGATATCGATGCTCGGGAAATTGGCAAAAATAAAGCAGTGACTTTGAGTTTACAAAAAGACATTACAGAAGTTCTTCACTTTCTATTAGAAGAAGAATTTTCAATTGAGAATAAAGATTCTTTGTTACAGATCGAAACTTGGAAACAAATACGGGAAGATCATCCAATGAAATCGATTCTTTTGGATTTTGCTTCGGTTTTGCCAGGAGGCGAACATTTTGTACTTACAGATGTAGGCCAACACCAGATGTGGGTAGCCCAATATTTTCCTTTTCTTAGTCCAATGTCCTGGATCACTTCCGGTGGACAAGGTACGATGGGATTTGGTCTTCCCACTGCCATTGGTGTGGCTTTAAGTCATAAAGATGCTCAAGTGTTTTGTTTTACTGGTGACGGATCGATTATGATGAACTTACAAGAGTTGTCTACTCTAAAGGAACAGAACCTAAATGTAAAAATTATCTTAATCAATAATGAACATTTGGGACTCGTCAAACAACAACAAGATTTGTTTTACGGAAGTCTGTATTCTGGATCGAAATTTCATTTTCATCCCGACTTTTCTTTGTTATGCCAATCTTTTGGAATTGGATACTTTGAATGGGATTGGAATTTAGGAGTTAATGATTTAGAAAAAGTTTTGGAAACAAAAGGGCCGGCTTTGATTGAGGTGAGAGTTCCATCTGGTTGGGGAGTGTATCCATTTGTTCCTGGTGGGAAATCCAACCAAGAGTATATCCTCGAAAAGATTGTAACCTAAGGACGAAACTCCGAGGGAAAAACTCCCTCGGATCACCAAAATTTTGTTAGATGGCTTTACTACCTCGTTCTCCGCTACGAATACGAATCACTTCTTCTAGTGGCATCACGAAAATTTTTCCATCGCCGATTTTACCTTCAGGGCCAGTTTTAGCGGCCTTTAAAATGGCATCTACGGTGGGTTTTACAAATTCATCGTTGACTGCGATTTCTAATCTTACCTTTCTAAGGAGGTTTACTTGGTATTCATGTCCACGGAATACTTCGGTTTTTCCCTTTTGTTGGCCATAACCCTGTACGTCACTGACTGTTAAACGATAGATTTCATTTTTAGTAAGTTCATTTTTTACTTCTTCTAACTTATGTGGTTGGATGATTGCAATGACTAATTTCATATTGATTACCTGATATCATATCCTTTTTCACCATGGATCTCTTGGTCGAGTCCAGTGATTTCTTTATCTTCTTCAATTCTAAATCCAATTGTTTTTTCGATTACGAGTGCAAGTATATAGGAAACTACAAAAGAATAAACAGCAGTAGCAACAACACTCAGTATTTGAGCCGTTATTTGATTTCCTAAGGTCATTCCTTCTGCGAGTTCTAAAGCAAAGATTCCTGTAAGGACTGCACCAAAGGCCCCGCCTGCACCATGGATTCCAAAGGCATCAAGAGTATCGTCATACCCAAGTTTACCCTTAAGCAAAATTGCCATATAACAAATGGGGGATACTAAAAATCCCATAATCATTGCTCCTTGAACTCCCACATAACCGGAAGCAGGTGTAATGACGACAAGGCCCGCTACAATTCCAGAAGCTGCGCCAAGTGCTGTCGCTTTTTTTGTATGTAACCATTCAATGAGTAACCAACTAGCTCCAGCTGCGGCTGGCGCAATGAGCGTCACTAAAAAGGCTCTTGCTGCAAGTCCGTTGACTGCGAGACCAGACCCTGCATTGAAACCGAACCATCCAAACCACAAAAGACCAGAGCCAAGTAATGTATAAGTCATGTTATTTGGATGGGTTAATAATCCTGCATCACCTTTACGTTTACCAATGACAATGGCAGCAGCAAGACCCGCAATCCCTGAAATCAAATGGACTACTGTTCCTCCTGCAAAATCAAGAGCATTCATTTTTAACAACCAACCTGAATCGGCCCAAACCCAATGTGCAACTGGGTCATAAACTAACGTTGACCATACGAGTATGAAAACAACATAGGCGGAGAGTTTGATTCTTTCTGCGATTGCCCCAGAGATCAGCGCTGGTGTGATGATGGCAAACATTCCTTGGAAGAGAAAGTGTACGTAAGTTGGGATCGTACCCTTTACGGAATCGAGATTTATGCCATTCAGGAATGCTAAATCGAAATTTCCGATATAAGGATTCTCGCCAGAAAAAGCAAAACTATATCCAAAAATAGTCCATTGTAATGTCATCACGATGATAGCAACAAAGCTATGCATCATAGTTGATAAAACATTTTTGGAA from Leptospira noumeaensis includes:
- the lepB gene encoding signal peptidase I translates to MGIFSSIFQSKSKQDSKEPPKEGAAASGISFGIIVVLVFAFKSSILDANNIPSGSMIPTLKIGDFLFVNKMRYSFRMPFTEKELFRIDDPKRGDIVTFIPPATALAQEESRTGIFAKRFVKRVVGLPGDTIRITRKYIDTKDRGRVHFALIEYKEKGSEEFQSYQPKEVPIGKELSDLDNLEATQRALFQEVKPGFEHLILEGFEDDRRAHIFEYCDFLHGCQIPEGQYMVMGDNRDDSHDSRAWGFVKREDILGKALIIYFSIDWKDSTCEYKDGQELAEKGPEIAERFEGDALDRRCHYTEVFSSHNSRYRDDESRLGWIERTLRYRLWRLSVRWERIGRILQ
- a CDS encoding AtpZ/AtpI family protein gives rise to the protein MVGESEKPSNKKPEKSSMAMAGAGFEFVSSIALFVVGGYYLDEYLKTEPLWLLIGFFFGFILAFYSLIKRAKENE
- a CDS encoding thiamine pyrophosphate-binding protein; protein product: MSEHITVSQYIIRFLESKGITWIPGVPGGTILPLYESLAQSSIEHVLARHEQGAGFIAQGRARSTGEVSAVFVSSGPGVANLMTAVADAQRDSVPLLVFSGQVPLALMGTDAFQELPTAKIVSSIVKRVYLIQEPNQIIETLEDAYQLCGERKMGPVWIDLPKDIQTKTISLPKETFGLDSYIKSNSNIDLLPIENDKSFESIHIFLKEFKILLDESKFPLLYIGGGAKKEYLRLREFVSRFQIPAVTTLMGLGIFEKEDPMNLGMMGMHGTVVANEALGGCDLLIAIGVRFDDRATGDIQKFCNQAKVIHIDIDAREIGKNKAVTLSLQKDITEVLHFLLEEEFSIENKDSLLQIETWKQIREDHPMKSILLDFASVLPGGEHFVLTDVGQHQMWVAQYFPFLSPMSWITSGGQGTMGFGLPTAIGVALSHKDAQVFCFTGDGSIMMNLQELSTLKEQNLNVKIILINNEHLGLVKQQQDLFYGSLYSGSKFHFHPDFSLLCQSFGIGYFEWDWNLGVNDLEKVLETKGPALIEVRVPSGWGVYPFVPGGKSNQEYILEKIVT
- a CDS encoding P-II family nitrogen regulator is translated as MKLVIAIIQPHKLEEVKNELTKNEIYRLTVSDVQGYGQQKGKTEVFRGHEYQVNLLRKVRLEIAVNDEFVKPTVDAILKAAKTGPEGKIGDGKIFVMPLEEVIRIRSGERGSKAI
- a CDS encoding ammonium transporter, whose product is MNIQLVLRPLLVCALFLLPGFLAAEGELPSPPTIDKSDTAWMLVSSAFVFFMIPGLALFYGGIVRSKNVLSTMMHSFVAIIVMTLQWTIFGYSFAFSGENPYIGNFDLAFLNGINLDSVKGTIPTYVHFLFQGMFAIITPALISGAIAERIKLSAYVVFILVWSTLVYDPVAHWVWADSGWLLKMNALDFAGGTVVHLISGIAGLAAAIVIGKRKGDAGLLTHPNNMTYTLLGSGLLWFGWFGFNAGSGLAVNGLAARAFLVTLIAPAAAGASWLLIEWLHTKKATALGAASGIVAGLVVITPASGYVGVQGAMIMGFLVSPICYMAILLKGKLGYDDTLDAFGIHGAGGAFGAVLTGIFALELAEGMTLGNQITAQILSVVATAVYSFVVSYILALVIEKTIGFRIEEDKEITGLDQEIHGEKGYDIR